A region of Methanobacterium spitsbergense DNA encodes the following proteins:
- a CDS encoding flavodoxin domain-containing protein, translating to MIKTLVIYNSKYGTTRDMARIISLITGPAIYSTVDEFKKEYIDFDFIVIGTPIYSEKIDPSIKKFAEKNREWLKNKPLSLFCTCLDKNGGLERLTELQNLIGVRALSLKAIGGKLIVEDLDQEDQEQLKIFLDRVNLPMEDMDFYNQDEVVKYSLKLKSIKEKLMAPVKSEELKTAVEEFLTTHNTCTLTTGHNKTVRSTPIEYNYKDGNIYIVSEGGEKFANLLYNKNVSVAVYEDYTTMNNLKGMQITGEASIIGNESQEYIDILTWKGLNADAIKSLPVNMNMIKIKLIKVEFLNSKFKSQGADAKQIYKFE from the coding sequence ATGATCAAAACACTAGTGATTTACAACAGTAAGTATGGAACAACAAGAGATATGGCTAGAATCATATCACTTATTACAGGACCTGCAATTTACAGCACCGTTGATGAGTTTAAAAAGGAGTATATTGACTTTGACTTTATTGTAATTGGAACACCCATTTACTCTGAAAAAATAGATCCATCAATAAAAAAATTTGCAGAAAAAAACAGAGAATGGCTTAAAAATAAACCATTATCCCTTTTCTGTACCTGTTTAGACAAAAATGGAGGATTAGAAAGACTCACTGAACTTCAAAACTTAATCGGTGTAAGAGCTCTAAGCTTGAAAGCAATTGGAGGAAAGTTAATTGTAGAGGATTTAGACCAAGAAGATCAAGAACAGCTTAAAATATTCTTAGATAGAGTTAATCTACCAATGGAAGACATGGATTTCTACAATCAAGATGAGGTAGTAAAATATTCCCTTAAACTTAAATCAATCAAAGAAAAGCTCATGGCCCCAGTTAAATCAGAAGAACTTAAAACTGCTGTTGAGGAATTTCTAACAACACATAACACATGCACACTAACAACAGGCCATAACAAAACAGTTAGATCGACACCAATCGAATACAACTACAAAGACGGAAATATCTATATAGTGAGTGAGGGTGGAGAGAAATTTGCAAACCTACTATACAATAAAAATGTGTCTGTAGCTGTTTATGAAGACTACACTACAATGAACAATCTTAAAGGGATGCAAATAACAGGTGAAGCCTCTATAATTGGAAATGAAAGTCAGGAATACATCGATATATTAACATGGAAAGGACTCAATGCTGATGCAATTAAATCACTTCCAGTTAATATGAATATGATTAAAATAAAGCTAATTAAGGTTGAATTTTTAAATTCTAAATTTAAATCACAAGGTGCAGATGCAAAACAAATCTACAAATTTGAATAA
- a CDS encoding HEAT repeat domain-containing protein: MADEHPRMKFFIRNLKNDQWRVREESAEALGEIGDKLAVEPLIEILNDENWHVREAAALSLGILDDSTAMEPLINMLQDEKDSVRYGAALALSSVGDNSAINNLKLAANDESLMVRQIAEFAIEEINSRTLE, from the coding sequence GTGGCGGATGAGCATCCTAGAATGAAATTTTTTATTAGAAATTTAAAAAATGACCAGTGGAGGGTTCGTGAAGAATCTGCTGAGGCTTTGGGGGAAATTGGAGATAAACTTGCTGTTGAACCACTGATAGAAATTTTGAACGATGAAAACTGGCATGTTAGAGAAGCAGCAGCACTTTCCCTGGGAATTCTTGACGATTCGACTGCAATGGAACCTCTGATAAACATGCTACAAGATGAAAAGGACAGTGTAAGATATGGTGCAGCACTTGCATTATCATCAGTTGGTGATAATTCTGCAATTAACAATCTTAAACTGGCAGCTAACGATGAAAGTTTGATGGTACGACAAATTGCTGAATTTGCAATCGAAGAAATAAACTCACGAACATTGGAATGA
- a CDS encoding DUF2193 domain-containing protein, which yields MAELYEKMVREALAAQRADVDTISKNRGGKFKITDTKPYLDVVNEMTVADGQSKSVIDLHVNSVKTHYNTLVNLTDTIRPEDDPFVEHYQTPAVLEILYENDESFKDSVDKFIEGIGKAEALIGREVVRRYGGFYGPTCVVDFALIPGSTSNIVNRILKHVDIPDAHKQAILSAKSWGMNTSYGIGEVFTTEVEEGRTLNDAIEMEVAMIQYIYESPIEAQAKLMDSMGHESFDVRKYMAEYKKKMTETVLNAVEDDVHYGNIVTVPAYCVGDISHHIAQSTYNMCKDDVIMAVIEATTGVMAETLNQALPNFKNEYEPLSLATGASACAVEYMLELDGFNAPMIVDLLTKRFHNYVQLYPTRGAAAELHNCDFMDMIYRGWKYLDKERRMKNGSRGKLAPEVAGYKVDLDPVHKNNVIMNPQRYAYPACAISVRFSALMRLADYPCLLTSEPVTATMMTNIIALHKENPASPARVCKNCASACLVDFRHCACQWKEAV from the coding sequence ATGGCAGAACTATATGAAAAAATGGTAAGAGAAGCCCTTGCGGCACAAAGAGCTGATGTTGATACCATTAGTAAAAATAGGGGTGGGAAATTTAAAATAACAGATACAAAACCATATTTGGATGTTGTTAATGAAATGACAGTGGCAGATGGTCAGAGTAAATCGGTTATTGATTTACATGTAAATTCGGTTAAGACACACTACAATACTTTGGTAAATCTTACAGATACAATTAGACCTGAAGATGATCCATTTGTTGAACATTACCAGACACCTGCAGTACTTGAAATTCTCTATGAAAATGATGAATCATTCAAAGACAGTGTTGATAAGTTTATAGAGGGTATTGGTAAGGCAGAGGCATTAATTGGTCGTGAAGTTGTTAGGCGTTATGGTGGATTTTATGGTCCTACATGTGTTGTTGACTTTGCACTCATACCTGGAAGTACAAGTAACATAGTTAACAGAATATTGAAACATGTGGATATACCTGATGCCCATAAACAGGCAATACTATCGGCAAAATCTTGGGGTATGAACACCTCCTATGGTATTGGTGAGGTATTTACAACAGAGGTTGAAGAGGGCAGGACATTAAACGATGCAATTGAAATGGAAGTTGCAATGATCCAGTACATATATGAGAGTCCAATTGAGGCACAGGCCAAGCTCATGGATTCGATGGGGCATGAATCATTTGATGTAAGGAAGTATATGGCAGAGTACAAGAAGAAAATGACTGAAACTGTTTTGAATGCTGTTGAAGATGATGTTCACTACGGAAATATAGTTACTGTGCCTGCTTACTGTGTGGGGGATATATCTCACCATATTGCACAGTCAACATATAACATGTGTAAAGATGATGTGATAATGGCTGTAATAGAGGCAACAACCGGTGTTATGGCAGAAACACTTAACCAGGCACTTCCAAATTTCAAAAATGAATATGAACCTCTATCACTAGCAACTGGAGCTTCTGCATGTGCAGTTGAATATATGTTGGAACTTGATGGTTTCAATGCACCAATGATTGTTGATCTGTTAACCAAGAGATTCCATAACTATGTTCAGCTTTATCCAACTAGAGGTGCTGCAGCAGAACTTCATAACTGTGACTTCATGGACATGATCTATAGGGGATGGAAGTACTTAGACAAGGAAAGGAGAATGAAAAACGGTTCAAGGGGAAAATTAGCACCTGAAGTTGCTGGTTATAAGGTTGATCTGGATCCTGTTCATAAAAATAATGTTATAATGAATCCTCAACGCTATGCATACCCAGCATGTGCAATATCTGTACGTTTCTCAGCTCTTATGCGTCTTGCAGATTATCCATGTCTATTAACAAGCGAACCAGTTACAGCTACCATGATGACCAATATCATAGCCCTCCATAAAGAAAATCCAGCTTCTCCTGCAAGAGTATGTAAAAACTGTGCATCTGCATGTCTTGTTGATTTCAGACACTGTGCATGCCAGTGGAAAGAAGCCGTATAG
- a CDS encoding DUF2180 family protein, whose protein sequence is MKCYVDAMEGKDKDAVAICIVCGMGVCLDHAIREDVTIWEGGYPFPSEKVSKNMPRILCPACYAALKGGK, encoded by the coding sequence ATGAAATGTTATGTGGATGCAATGGAAGGTAAAGATAAAGACGCTGTTGCCATTTGTATTGTATGTGGAATGGGTGTGTGCCTGGATCATGCAATAAGAGAAGATGTAACTATATGGGAGGGTGGTTATCCATTTCCCTCTGAAAAAGTCAGTAAAAACATGCCAAGAATACTGTGTCCTGCCTGTTATGCAGCTTTAAAAGGTGGTAAATAA
- a CDS encoding MIP/aquaporin family protein translates to MANLTKRMLAEFIGTFFLVFMGAGAAAITLMITKGTAAPNAFNIGIGALGGLADWLAIGLAFGLAIAAAIYALGNISGCHINPAVTIALWSVKKFPGRDVIPYIVSQLAGASVASILFAVIVGMGAVTIGGLGATAPFPGIGYVQAILAELVGTFLLMLAIMGVAVDKRAPPGFAGIIIGLTVAGVITTVGNISGSSLNPARTFGPYLGDSLMGGLNLWMYLPIYIIGPIVGAILAALAYNYMTSEEEASRD, encoded by the coding sequence ATGGCTAATTTAACCAAGAGGATGCTTGCCGAGTTTATTGGTACCTTTTTCCTGGTTTTTATGGGTGCAGGTGCCGCTGCAATCACTCTTATGATCACCAAGGGAACTGCTGCTCCAAATGCATTTAACATAGGAATTGGTGCTCTTGGAGGATTAGCAGATTGGCTTGCTATTGGTCTGGCCTTTGGATTGGCAATTGCAGCTGCTATATATGCTCTTGGAAATATTTCGGGATGTCATATTAACCCTGCAGTTACAATTGCTTTATGGTCTGTTAAAAAATTCCCAGGACGTGATGTGATTCCCTATATTGTTTCACAGCTGGCTGGTGCATCTGTTGCCAGTATATTATTTGCTGTGATTGTTGGTATGGGTGCAGTTACAATTGGTGGACTGGGTGCTACAGCTCCTTTTCCAGGAATTGGCTATGTACAGGCTATTTTAGCAGAACTAGTTGGAACATTCCTTTTAATGCTGGCCATAATGGGTGTTGCAGTTGACAAAAGAGCCCCTCCAGGATTTGCAGGTATAATTATAGGTTTGACAGTAGCCGGTGTTATAACAACAGTTGGTAACATATCGGGTTCATCCTTAAACCCTGCAAGGACATTTGGCCCATATCTTGGAGATTCATTAATGGGTGGTCTCAATTTATGGATGTATCTTCCAATATATATAATTGGACCAATAGTCGGTGCTATTCTGGCAGCTTTAGCATATAATTATATGACAAGTGAAGAAGAAGCCAGCAGAGATTAG
- a CDS encoding PAS domain-containing sensor histidine kinase gives MEYKPSLSIKNFIILSFVIVISFALISILLSSRPLVRQYFSDIFTPLIELMVIIILFYATTRSHGRFKIAWILIMASVVSYTLGDIYWAILELGYHTNPFLSISDIFYLLFYPLFALGLYYLSRFSLNRSEKIKISLDMGIIIVTISLIFWTFLVIPALSGEETLISTIISIIYIIGDLLLFFVLLRVIYSKFSELYAPVIFLSFGILVQIFTDTIFALQTLQGTYISGGLFDTGWILSFVLIGIAAYIQASPEKMELKRYTQIKIWIQRSNFVTYLPLIWVVIAFTLLTWANENLSHSNIEIIEIVVGFIIGLVIIRQVITLNDNRNLYTAVQKENLDHKKTEELLIKSEKKYRELVDNSMVGVYKTDLNGDILFANNAMVKMFGYDNIEDIKTIKSTQLYKYPKDREKMIDLLTSKEQISYHDVDMVTKDGKTLTVLLSASLEDNTISGMLMDISERKKAEEALLDSEEKYRTLFEANPIYTILLDVNGKILDINDITANLSGLPKEELIGKSFNELDFYQTEDYSEQRIKFQEALNEKSPPLYISKVTINGNKHWIENRFTLLKNDDERSILLIANDITESKKAEKEIKSSLKEKENLLREIHHRVKNNMQIISSLLNLQTKYVNDAEAINVLQESQNRVKSMAMIHEKIYQSNDLEEINFADYIQSLISNLFYTYNIDKNLVKSTFKIENITLNMETAVPCGLIISELISNSLKYAFPNKMHGDITVSLKSIEDTYELMIKDNGIGLPEGLDLNNLESLGLLLVKVLTEQIEGELIINSENGTEFKIRFKELEYIKRF, from the coding sequence ATGGAATATAAACCTTCATTATCGATTAAAAATTTTATAATACTCAGTTTTGTAATTGTAATCAGTTTTGCATTAATTTCAATACTGCTAAGTAGTCGACCATTAGTGCGGCAATATTTCAGTGATATATTTACTCCTTTAATTGAGTTAATGGTTATTATAATCCTGTTCTATGCAACAACACGATCTCACGGTCGATTCAAAATAGCTTGGATATTAATAATGGCATCTGTTGTATCATATACATTAGGTGACATATACTGGGCAATTTTAGAGCTTGGATATCATACCAATCCATTTCTTTCCATTTCAGATATTTTCTACCTACTATTTTATCCTTTATTTGCATTGGGATTATATTACCTCTCACGGTTTTCTTTAAATCGTAGCGAAAAAATTAAAATATCACTCGATATGGGAATAATAATAGTTACTATTAGCCTTATATTCTGGACTTTTTTAGTTATACCCGCACTATCCGGTGAAGAAACCTTAATATCAACTATTATATCCATAATCTATATAATTGGAGATCTATTACTCTTTTTTGTTTTATTAAGAGTGATTTACAGCAAGTTTAGCGAACTTTATGCACCTGTAATATTTTTGAGCTTTGGAATTTTAGTCCAAATATTCACAGACACTATTTTTGCACTTCAAACATTACAGGGAACATATATTTCAGGAGGATTGTTTGATACGGGATGGATATTAAGTTTTGTTTTGATAGGTATAGCTGCATACATACAGGCCAGCCCAGAAAAAATGGAACTAAAAAGATATACTCAAATAAAAATATGGATTCAAAGATCCAATTTTGTAACCTATCTCCCACTTATATGGGTGGTAATAGCATTCACACTACTTACATGGGCAAATGAAAATTTATCCCATTCCAATATTGAAATCATTGAAATAGTTGTTGGATTTATTATTGGACTCGTAATTATTAGACAAGTTATAACTCTAAATGATAATAGAAACCTGTATACAGCTGTACAGAAAGAAAATCTTGACCATAAAAAAACAGAAGAATTACTTATTAAAAGTGAAAAAAAGTACAGAGAATTGGTTGATAATTCAATGGTTGGAGTATATAAAACCGATCTAAACGGAGATATATTGTTTGCAAACAATGCAATGGTAAAAATGTTTGGTTATGATAATATAGAAGATATTAAAACAATTAAAAGCACACAGCTCTATAAATATCCCAAAGACAGGGAAAAAATGATTGATTTACTAACAAGCAAAGAACAAATCAGTTATCATGATGTTGACATGGTTACGAAAGATGGAAAAACATTGACAGTACTCCTTAGTGCAAGTCTTGAAGATAATACTATTTCTGGAATGTTAATGGATATCAGCGAAAGAAAAAAAGCTGAAGAAGCACTATTAGATAGTGAAGAGAAATACAGAACTCTATTTGAGGCAAATCCCATATATACTATTTTACTGGATGTAAATGGTAAAATTTTGGATATAAACGATATCACAGCAAATTTAAGCGGTTTACCCAAGGAAGAATTGATTGGCAAATCATTTAATGAACTGGACTTTTACCAAACAGAAGACTATTCAGAGCAAAGAATCAAATTTCAAGAAGCATTGAACGAAAAATCACCACCACTATATATTTCAAAAGTAACAATCAATGGAAACAAACATTGGATAGAAAACAGATTTACATTACTTAAAAATGACGATGAAAGATCCATACTTCTTATTGCCAATGATATTACAGAAAGTAAAAAGGCAGAAAAAGAGATAAAATCCTCACTTAAAGAAAAGGAAAATCTCTTAAGGGAAATACATCACCGAGTGAAAAATAATATGCAGATCATATCAAGTTTGCTAAATCTGCAAACAAAATATGTAAACGATGCGGAAGCAATTAATGTTCTACAGGAAAGCCAGAACAGAGTTAAATCCATGGCCATGATACACGAAAAAATTTACCAATCAAATGATCTTGAAGAAATAAACTTTGCTGATTATATTCAAAGTCTTATATCAAACCTTTTTTATACCTACAACATAGACAAAAACCTTGTTAAATCAACTTTCAAAATAGAAAATATCACATTGAATATGGAAACAGCTGTTCCATGCGGCCTAATAATCAGTGAACTCATATCAAACAGCTTAAAATATGCATTCCCCAATAAAATGCATGGAGATATTACAGTATCCCTCAAATCCATTGAAGATACATACGAACTCATGATCAAAGACAATGGAATAGGATTACCCGAAGGACTAGACCTAAATAATCTAGAATCCCTGGGATTATTACTTGTAAAAGTTTTAACAGAACAAATTGAAGGGGAATTAATTATCAATTCCGAAAATGGAACAGAATTTAAAATTCGCTTCAAAGAATTGGAATACATTAAAAGATTTTAA
- a CDS encoding PsbP-related protein, protein MKKYIFIVIALVGLVVLASGCTSTPGNNTTSTKTYNANGISFNYPSSWFILADNTTENGTVIALGDVSFNQTNGTQGNGVTMIKLAQNANSTTDLADLKTQLSSLNGTNSTVTIAGVTANETTINLSSNNTTAQLKFIDFQKNNFQYLIQYVTVSSDFQTQAGLFDTITKSLKVQ, encoded by the coding sequence ATGAAAAAATATATTTTTATTGTAATTGCTCTTGTTGGACTGGTTGTACTCGCATCGGGTTGTACTAGCACACCAGGAAACAATACAACATCGACAAAAACCTATAATGCAAATGGAATATCATTTAATTATCCATCAAGTTGGTTTATCCTTGCCGATAACACAACCGAAAATGGAACTGTAATAGCACTTGGAGATGTATCATTCAACCAAACAAATGGTACACAAGGTAATGGTGTAACTATGATAAAGTTAGCACAAAATGCCAATTCAACTACTGATTTAGCTGATCTAAAAACTCAATTATCATCTCTGAATGGAACTAACAGCACAGTAACCATAGCCGGTGTGACAGCTAATGAAACAACTATCAATCTTAGCTCAAACAATACAACTGCCCAGTTAAAATTCATTGACTTCCAAAAAAATAATTTCCAATACTTGATACAGTATGTAACAGTTTCTTCAGACTTCCAAACACAGGCAGGATTATTTGACACAATAACAAAAAGTTTGAAAGTACAATAA
- a CDS encoding ribonuclease H-like domain-containing protein — MSSYGSTETEILRSKLIETYEEKSIEDYFKGEEFETKQGSCYKIKESRKLKLSTISKPKAKNNILNDLKLIKGIGDSKAEILRLKGYETIEDLREHPRYSNDACEIVEIVEEGDFSRITDYVSNRYPKSHPSALYSSCFSPDENYLFLDIETLGLKSVPLILIGVASVESKNIVVDQYLLRDLEEEGAALEAFLSHVDEDTVFVSFNGQTFDLPYIKERMRYHGIKQNLQRHHLDLLHFSRRTWKDQLPNCKLQTLEKHLFNFEREDDVPSSMVPSFYKTYDETGNIGPLIPIVEHNREDVVTLARILSRLHTELDKQ; from the coding sequence ATGTCTTCTTATGGATCAACAGAAACAGAAATTTTAAGGTCAAAACTTATTGAAACCTATGAAGAAAAATCTATTGAAGATTACTTCAAAGGCGAAGAGTTTGAAACAAAACAAGGTTCATGTTATAAAATTAAAGAGAGTCGAAAACTGAAATTAAGCACAATAAGTAAACCAAAAGCCAAAAATAATATTTTAAACGATCTAAAACTTATAAAAGGTATTGGGGACTCGAAGGCAGAAATTCTAAGGTTAAAGGGTTATGAAACTATTGAAGATCTAAGGGAACATCCCCGATATTCAAATGATGCCTGTGAAATAGTTGAAATAGTAGAAGAGGGTGATTTTTCAAGAATAACAGATTATGTTTCCAATAGATACCCTAAATCCCATCCATCAGCCCTTTATTCTTCCTGTTTTTCACCTGATGAAAATTATCTTTTCCTTGATATAGAAACACTTGGGCTTAAAAGTGTGCCTCTCATACTGATAGGGGTAGCAAGTGTTGAATCTAAAAATATAGTTGTTGATCAATACCTTTTAAGGGACTTGGAAGAGGAAGGAGCAGCATTAGAAGCATTTTTATCGCATGTAGATGAAGACACAGTATTTGTTAGTTTTAATGGACAGACATTTGATCTTCCATATATAAAAGAGAGAATGAGATATCATGGAATTAAACAAAACCTCCAAAGACATCATCTGGACCTTTTACACTTCTCGAGACGAACATGGAAAGATCAGCTGCCAAATTGCAAATTGCAAACACTTGAAAAACATCTTTTTAATTTTGAACGTGAAGATGATGTACCCAGCAGTATGGTTCCATCATTTTATAAAACATACGATGAAACAGGTAACATAGGACCTTTAATTCCTATCGTAGAACACAACAGGGAAGATGTTGTAACACTGGCAAGAATATTATCAAGATTACACACAGAACTAGATAAACAATAG
- the polX gene encoding DNA polymerase/3'-5' exonuclease PolX — MVASVLNQVADLMEIEAVDFRTLAYRKAAHTVENLSEDIEDIRKEGRLQELPGIGAKIAKKIEEIVDTSGSLEYLENLKKEFPVDYDALIAVEGLGPKSIKQLYNELGIKNLDDLEKNAKRHRIRRLKGMGETTERKILLNLEYARKSTGRKLLGNILPIAVKMKKELDRLDYVERVEIAGSIRRRKETVGDIDILVTTNQPLEVMAYFTGMDMVRDVVVSGPSKSTVRLKENGIDVDLRVFDDESFGSALMYFTGSKETNVALRRIAISKGLKLSEYGVFRGQKLVAGTTEEDVFKSLGMEYIEPELRENTGEVEAASLGKLPKILGYNDIVGDLQMHSEWGDGSRSIFDMAKKAQKLGYEYIAITDHSGSLRIANGMDEKTMLKQMKEIDNLQDQLEDIMIFKGVEANIDSYGLLDVPDKILGGMDIVLAGIHSGFNQNSKELTRRILSAMENEYVNIIAHPTGRKIQERKAYELDLERIFDASNDTGTLLEVNSHMNRLDLNDVNIKMAVEHGCKLAVNTDAHSPAQLNNIHLGIATARRGWAKKEDIINTLPLKRLLKHFDI; from the coding sequence ATGGTTGCATCTGTATTGAATCAGGTTGCAGATCTAATGGAAATAGAAGCTGTTGACTTCAGAACCTTGGCCTACAGAAAAGCAGCACACACAGTTGAAAATCTTTCAGAGGATATTGAAGACATAAGAAAAGAAGGAAGATTACAGGAATTGCCAGGAATTGGTGCTAAAATTGCCAAGAAAATTGAAGAGATAGTTGATACAAGTGGTTCACTTGAATATCTTGAAAATCTTAAGAAGGAATTTCCAGTTGACTACGATGCATTAATAGCTGTTGAGGGTTTAGGTCCCAAAAGTATAAAACAGCTATATAATGAACTTGGTATTAAAAACCTTGATGACCTTGAGAAAAATGCAAAAAGGCACAGAATCAGAAGGCTTAAGGGCATGGGCGAGACCACAGAAAGGAAGATACTTTTAAACCTTGAATATGCAAGAAAAAGCACAGGTAGAAAACTTCTGGGAAATATACTCCCCATTGCAGTGAAAATGAAAAAGGAACTTGATAGACTGGATTATGTTGAAAGGGTTGAGATTGCAGGATCTATAAGGCGTAGAAAGGAAACTGTAGGGGATATTGATATTCTTGTTACAACCAACCAGCCACTTGAGGTTATGGCATATTTTACAGGTATGGATATGGTACGTGATGTTGTTGTAAGTGGTCCTTCAAAATCAACTGTGCGTCTTAAAGAAAATGGTATTGATGTTGATTTAAGAGTATTTGATGATGAATCATTTGGTTCTGCACTTATGTACTTTACAGGTTCGAAAGAAACCAATGTGGCTCTTAGAAGAATAGCCATTTCTAAAGGACTAAAACTCAGCGAATATGGAGTTTTCAGGGGCCAAAAACTTGTTGCAGGTACTACAGAAGAGGATGTTTTCAAATCCCTTGGAATGGAATATATTGAACCTGAATTAAGGGAAAATACCGGTGAGGTAGAGGCTGCAAGTTTAGGAAAATTACCAAAAATTTTGGGTTACAATGATATTGTAGGAGACCTCCAGATGCATTCAGAGTGGGGTGATGGATCAAGATCTATCTTTGATATGGCCAAAAAAGCTCAGAAACTGGGTTATGAATATATAGCTATCACAGATCATTCTGGCAGCCTCAGAATTGCCAATGGTATGGATGAAAAAACCATGCTAAAACAGATGAAAGAAATTGATAATTTACAGGATCAATTGGAGGATATTATGATATTCAAAGGTGTTGAAGCCAACATTGATTCCTATGGTTTGTTAGATGTTCCTGATAAAATATTGGGTGGAATGGATATTGTATTAGCAGGTATACACTCTGGTTTCAATCAAAATAGCAAAGAATTAACTCGTAGAATATTATCTGCAATGGAAAATGAATATGTTAATATCATAGCCCATCCAACAGGCAGGAAGATACAAGAGAGAAAAGCATATGAACTAGATCTTGAAAGGATTTTTGATGCATCAAATGATACCGGTACTCTATTAGAAGTTAACAGTCATATGAATCGATTAGATCTCAATGATGTGAATATTAAGATGGCTGTTGAACATGGTTGTAAATTAGCTGTAAATACCGATGCTCATTCACCTGCGCAACTCAATAATATTCATCTTGGTATTGCAACTGCTAGAAGGGGTTGGGCGAAAAAAGAGGATATAATAAATACATTACCCTTAAAAAGACTCTTGAAACATTTTGATATATAA
- the msrA gene encoding peptide-methionine (S)-S-oxide reductase MsrA has product MTEEKYEKASFAAGCFWGVEATFRDLKGVISTSVGYMGGSTEDPTYGDVCSGSTGHAETVQIIYDPTKISYEKLLETFWNKHDPTTKNRQGPDVGSQYRSIIFYHTEEQKNLAIESKKKLEESGKYNQPIVTEIIPTPKFHPAEDYHQQYLEKRGRKFCGI; this is encoded by the coding sequence ATGACTGAAGAAAAGTATGAAAAGGCAAGTTTTGCTGCAGGCTGTTTCTGGGGTGTTGAAGCTACTTTTAGAGATCTTAAAGGTGTAATATCTACTTCGGTTGGGTATATGGGTGGATCAACAGAAGATCCAACATATGGAGATGTTTGTTCAGGTTCAACTGGACATGCTGAAACAGTACAGATCATATACGACCCAACCAAGATATCATACGAGAAATTACTTGAAACTTTCTGGAATAAACACGACCCAACAACTAAAAACAGACAGGGACCTGATGTTGGAAGTCAGTATCGTTCAATTATTTTTTACCATACTGAAGAACAAAAAAACCTTGCAATTGAATCCAAGAAAAAACTTGAAGAATCGGGTAAATACAACCAACCAATTGTAACAGAGATTATTCCTACCCCAAAATTCCACCCTGCAGAAGATTATCATCAGCAATATCTTGAAAAGCGTGGAAGAAAGTTCTGTGGAATATAA
- a CDS encoding PaaI family thioesterase — MEVDKIKKFFKGDRLAEYLGIELVDVLDGGAIARLDIRDEHLNGIGTVHGGAIFTLADFTFAVAANSHGRVTVAINVSISFMKAATTGTLTATAKEISLNPKLASYTVNVCDDEGDIVAIFQGMAYRKRDKIVVD; from the coding sequence TTGGAAGTTGATAAGATTAAAAAATTTTTTAAAGGTGATAGACTTGCAGAATATCTTGGAATAGAACTTGTTGATGTTTTAGATGGGGGAGCTATTGCAAGGCTAGATATTAGAGATGAACATTTAAATGGTATAGGCACTGTTCATGGTGGGGCAATATTTACACTTGCAGATTTCACATTTGCTGTTGCAGCCAACTCTCATGGAAGAGTCACAGTAGCAATCAATGTTAGTATCTCATTTATGAAAGCAGCTACCACTGGAACATTGACAGCAACTGCAAAGGAAATATCATTAAATCCAAAATTAGCAAGTTACACAGTGAATGTATGTGATGATGAAGGAGATATTGTGGCCATATTCCAGGGAATGGCCTACAGGAAAAGGGATAAAATCGTTGTGGATTGA